A single genomic interval of Megalobrama amblycephala isolate DHTTF-2021 linkage group LG15, ASM1881202v1, whole genome shotgun sequence harbors:
- the parietopsin gene encoding parietopsin isoform X2, whose protein sequence is MESITTTDLTMTVQPTIFPRVGYSILSYLMFINTLLSVFNNLLVIAVMLKNVRFLNAMNVIILSLAVSDLMIATCGSAIVTITNYEGSFFLGDAFCVFQGFAVNYFGLVSLCTLTLLAYERYHVVCKPMAGFKLNVRRSCQGLLFVWLYCLFWAVAPLLGWSSYGPEGVQTSCSLGWEERSWTNYSYLIVYTLLCFIFPTAVIVYCYSKVLMSMRKINNSIELQGGKNCLEDNERAVRMVLAMIIAFFICWLPYTAISVVVVVNPEIYIPPLVATMPMYFAKTSPVYNPIIYFLTNKQFRESSLEILSCGRYIPRDTAGVMMCSTQRSQSRDIPV, encoded by the exons ATGGAGAGCATCACCACAACAGATTTGACCATGACTGTACAACCTACTATTTTTCCACGCGTGGGCTACAGCATACTCTCATACCTCATGTTTATAAACACGCTACTTTCTGTGTTCAATAACTTGTTGGTGATTGCCGTAATGCTGAAGAACGTGCGTTTTCTCAATGCGATGAACGTCATCATTCTCAGCCTGGCTGTGTCGGATCTTATGATTGCCACCTGCGGCTCTGCCATTGTCACCATCACAAATTATGAAGGATCTTTCTTTTTAGGGGATGCATTCTGTGTTTTTCAAGGATTTGCTGTGAACTACTTTG GCCTGGTTTCTTTATGCACTCTCACACTACTGGCGTACGAGCGCTACCATGTCGTCTGCAAACCCATGGCAGGCTTCAAGCTGAATGTCCGCAGGAGCTGCCAGGGGCTGCTGTTTGTATGGCTCTATTGCCTCTTCTGGGCTGTCGCTCCACTGCTGGGCTGGAGCTCATACGGGCCAGAGGGGGTCCAGACGTCCTGCTCATTAGGCTGGGAGGAGAGATCCTGGACAAACTACAGTTACCTCATCGTTTACACGCTTTTGTGCTTCATATTTCCCACTGCTGTCATTGTATACTGCTACAGCAAAGTCCTTATGTCCATGAGGAAG ATCAACAACAGCATTGAACTTCAAGGAGGAAAAAACTGCCTGGAGGACAACGAGCGTGCGGTACGGATGGTTCTGGCCATGATAATCGCCTTCTTCATCTGCTGGCTGCCTTACACCGCCATCTCTGTGGTTGTGGTTGTGAATCCAGAGATCTACATCCCACCTCTGGTCGCCACCATGCCAATGTACTTCGCCAAGACCAGCCCGGTCTACAATCCCATCATCTACTTTCTTACTAACAAACAG TTCCGAGAGTCCTCTCTGGAAATCCTGTCCTGTGGTCGATACATCCCTCGTGACACTGCTGGTGTAATGATGTGCTCAACGCAGAGGAGCCAAAGCAGGGATATTCCAGTCTGA